One genomic window of Micromonospora sp. WMMD1128 includes the following:
- a CDS encoding alanyl-tRNA editing protein: MGVTHHGRTHRLDLADPTLREWTCRVLAADPEQGIVLDRSAFYPGGGGQPPDHGVLLWQGVQTRVVGTRKGDDLWLIPAEGDPLPPVGTDVTGAVEDGRRTMLMRTHSGLHVLCGVVFRDFGALVTGGNMEPGEARMDFNLPEVPPDFKARIEELVNAEVAADRSVAVRVLPRADALALPDIIRTQSNLIPPTEQEVRIVDIVGLDMQADGGTHVASTAQIGKVQVVKVESKGRANRRVRVRLAD; the protein is encoded by the coding sequence ATGGGCGTCACACACCACGGCCGTACGCACCGACTCGACCTCGCCGACCCCACGCTGCGTGAGTGGACGTGCCGGGTGCTCGCGGCCGATCCCGAACAGGGCATCGTGCTGGACCGGTCCGCGTTCTACCCGGGCGGCGGCGGCCAACCGCCGGACCACGGGGTGCTGCTCTGGCAGGGTGTGCAGACCCGCGTCGTCGGCACCCGCAAGGGCGACGACCTCTGGCTCATCCCGGCCGAGGGCGACCCGCTGCCGCCGGTCGGCACCGACGTCACAGGCGCGGTGGAGGACGGCCGGCGGACCATGCTGATGCGCACCCACTCCGGGCTGCACGTGCTGTGCGGCGTGGTGTTCCGCGACTTCGGCGCGCTCGTCACCGGCGGCAACATGGAACCCGGCGAGGCCCGGATGGACTTCAACCTCCCCGAGGTGCCGCCGGATTTCAAGGCCCGCATCGAGGAGCTGGTCAACGCCGAGGTGGCCGCCGACCGGTCGGTCGCCGTCCGGGTGCTGCCGCGCGCCGACGCGCTCGCCCTGCCGGACATCATCCGCACCCAGTCCAACCTGATCCCGCCGACCGAGCAGGAGGTGCGGATCGTCGACATCGTCGGGCTGGACATGCAGGCCGACGGCGGCACCCACGTCGCCTCCACCGCCCAGATCGGCAAGGTCCAGGTGGTCAAGGTGGAGAGCAAGGGCCGGGCCAACCGCCGGGTCCGGGTACGCCTGGCGGACTGA
- a CDS encoding GNAT family N-acetyltransferase: MSEALIRPARADDADGVVALRKLVFPYLVRGVESTRRMIAEPPPGEGWAAWVAEADGQVVGWVSAYRNTQTSTPGVGEIATLHVHPDHRRRGLGTALFDHAFGHVRALGSTQVRAHTRAESLPFARRHGFEPTRELHYAALDLRPAPPMPEPPPDVRLLPTAGLDPRRVHRVDAEASRDEPSDVPVDALDYDLWRHECWENLGLDREASTVAEVDGELVALSLVKRDGERMWSDFTGTLPAYRGRGLARLTKLAALHTAAARGVRTAYTSNDEANAPMLAINARLGYRRVESLVACRRTLS; this comes from the coding sequence ATGAGTGAAGCCCTGATCCGTCCCGCCCGTGCCGACGACGCCGACGGCGTGGTGGCGCTGCGCAAGCTGGTCTTTCCCTACCTGGTGCGCGGCGTCGAGTCGACCCGCCGGATGATCGCCGAGCCGCCGCCGGGCGAGGGCTGGGCGGCCTGGGTCGCCGAGGCGGACGGGCAGGTCGTCGGCTGGGTGTCCGCGTACCGCAACACGCAGACCTCGACGCCCGGGGTGGGTGAGATCGCCACCCTGCACGTGCACCCGGACCATCGCCGCCGGGGCCTCGGCACCGCACTGTTCGACCACGCCTTCGGCCACGTCCGGGCGCTCGGCTCGACCCAGGTGCGCGCCCACACCCGCGCCGAGTCGCTGCCGTTCGCGCGGCGGCACGGTTTCGAGCCCACCCGCGAGCTGCACTACGCCGCGCTCGACCTGCGGCCCGCCCCGCCGATGCCGGAGCCACCGCCGGACGTACGGCTGCTGCCGACCGCCGGGCTCGACCCGCGCCGGGTCCACCGCGTCGACGCCGAGGCGTCCCGGGACGAGCCCAGCGACGTGCCCGTCGACGCGCTCGACTACGACCTCTGGCGCCACGAGTGCTGGGAGAACCTCGGGCTCGATCGGGAGGCCAGCACCGTTGCCGAGGTGGACGGCGAGCTGGTCGCGTTGAGCCTGGTCAAGCGCGACGGCGAGCGGATGTGGTCGGACTTCACCGGCACGCTGCCCGCGTACCGGGGCCGGGGGTTGGCCCGGCTGACCAAGCTGGCCGCGCTGCACACCGCCGCGGCGCGCGGGGTGCGGACCGCGTACACCTCGAACGACGAGGCGAACGCGCCGATGCTGGCGATCAACGCGCGGCTCGGCTACCGGCGGGTGGAGAGCCTGGTGGCGTGCCGCCGCACGCTCAGCTGA
- a CDS encoding WYL domain-containing protein: MRASRLISLVLLLQSRETMTAAELAHELEVSERTVYRDVLALSAAGVPVYADRGRAGGYRLLGGYRTRLTGLSRDEAEALFLAGLPGPAGDMGLADAVAAAELKVLAALPPSLRDAPARTGQRFHLDVPGWFRESAPPPRLAELAGAVWGDRMVELRYRRGDREVTRALAPYGLVLKNGVWYLVGRVGAAWRTYRVDRVVDVEVGAAGFDRDEGFDLGAYWREQAGAFLRDLLRERVTVRLGPAGLRLLRHLVDAPFVYEEAVAAADRPDGRGRLVLRLPVESVDVAYGQLLALGPEVEVLAPPELRDRFAEAARRAAALYAGPPEDPTGQR; this comes from the coding sequence GTGCGTGCCTCGCGACTGATCTCGTTGGTGCTGCTGCTCCAGTCCCGGGAGACGATGACGGCGGCCGAACTGGCGCACGAGCTGGAAGTCTCCGAACGCACCGTCTACCGGGACGTGCTGGCGCTCTCCGCCGCCGGCGTCCCGGTCTACGCCGACCGGGGGCGGGCCGGCGGTTACCGGCTGCTCGGCGGCTACCGGACCCGGCTGACCGGGCTGAGCCGGGACGAGGCGGAGGCGCTGTTCCTGGCCGGGCTGCCGGGGCCGGCCGGCGACATGGGGCTGGCCGACGCGGTGGCCGCCGCCGAGCTGAAGGTGCTGGCCGCGTTGCCGCCGAGCCTGCGGGACGCGCCCGCGCGCACCGGGCAGCGGTTCCACCTGGACGTGCCGGGCTGGTTCCGGGAGTCCGCGCCGCCGCCCCGGCTGGCCGAGCTGGCCGGGGCGGTCTGGGGAGACCGGATGGTCGAGCTGCGTTACCGGCGCGGCGACCGGGAGGTGACCCGCGCGCTCGCGCCGTACGGGCTGGTGCTGAAGAACGGGGTCTGGTATCTGGTCGGTCGTGTCGGTGCGGCGTGGCGGACGTACCGGGTGGACCGGGTGGTCGACGTCGAGGTGGGTGCGGCCGGCTTCGACCGGGACGAGGGGTTCGACCTCGGGGCGTACTGGCGGGAACAGGCCGGCGCGTTCCTGCGGGATCTGCTCCGGGAGCGGGTGACGGTACGGCTCGGACCGGCCGGCCTCCGGCTGCTGCGGCACCTGGTGGACGCGCCGTTCGTCTACGAGGAGGCGGTCGCCGCGGCCGACCGGCCCGACGGGCGGGGCCGACTGGTGCTCCGGCTGCCCGTCGAGTCGGTCGACGTGGCGTACGGCCAACTGCTGGCGCTCGGCCCGGAGGTGGAGGTGCTGGCGCCGCCGGAGCTGCGGGACCGGTTCGCCGAGGCGGCCCGCCGCGCGGCGGCGCTCTACGCCGGGCCGCCGGAGGACCCGACCGGTCAGCGGTAG
- a CDS encoding O-acetyl-ADP-ribose deacetylase produces MDTVLIQGDLTAQRVDVIVNAANSSLLGGGGVDGAIHRRGGPAILAECRALRAARYGRGLPTGQAVATTAGDLPARWVVHTVGPVYASREDRSALLRDCYANSLRVADELGALSVAFPLISAGIYGWPVEDAVTQALTVLHAATPAHLVEARLVLFGADTYATAARVAAGLS; encoded by the coding sequence ATGGACACCGTGCTGATCCAGGGCGACCTCACCGCGCAGCGGGTCGACGTGATCGTCAACGCGGCGAACTCGTCGCTGCTCGGCGGCGGGGGAGTGGACGGCGCGATCCACCGGCGCGGCGGCCCGGCGATCCTGGCGGAGTGCCGGGCGTTGCGCGCCGCCCGCTACGGGCGGGGGCTGCCGACCGGGCAGGCGGTCGCCACCACCGCCGGCGACCTGCCGGCACGCTGGGTGGTGCACACCGTCGGGCCGGTGTATGCGTCGCGCGAGGACCGGTCGGCGCTCCTGCGCGACTGCTACGCCAACAGCCTGCGCGTCGCCGACGAGCTGGGCGCGCTGTCCGTGGCCTTTCCGCTCATCTCCGCCGGGATCTACGGCTGGCCGGTCGAGGACGCGGTCACCCAGGCGTTGACCGTGCTGCACGCGGCCACCCCGGCGCACCTGGTCGAGGCCCGGCTGGTGCTGTTCGGCGCGGACACGTACGCGACGGCGGCGCGGGTCGCCGCCGGGCTCAGCTGA
- a CDS encoding EI24 domain-containing protein, translated as MNASRTVAPVTGAVTRFLGGAGLLLRGLGMYVRSPKLMLLGIVPALISGVLYLAVFAALLYFVDDLAAWLTPFADDWSSTARGLLRVAAGLAVVGVAALLGVLTFTAVTLAVGDPFYEAISERVEDRLGGTPGKVDVPFWASLRRSVVDSLRLVAISALIGVPLFAAGFIPVVGQTVVPVVGALVGGWFLALELVGAPFYRRGMRLPDRRSRLRADRPTALGFGVAVFLCFLIPLGAVLVMPAAVAGAALLARRSLGQHTEEQ; from the coding sequence GTGAACGCCTCCCGTACCGTCGCGCCCGTCACCGGCGCGGTCACCCGCTTCCTCGGCGGCGCCGGCCTGCTGCTGCGCGGGCTCGGCATGTACGTCCGCAGCCCGAAGCTGATGCTGCTCGGGATCGTGCCGGCGCTGATCTCCGGCGTGCTCTACCTGGCCGTCTTCGCCGCCCTGCTCTACTTCGTGGACGACCTGGCGGCCTGGCTGACCCCGTTCGCCGACGACTGGTCGTCGACCGCACGTGGGCTGCTGCGGGTCGCCGCCGGGCTGGCCGTCGTCGGGGTGGCCGCGCTGCTCGGGGTGCTCACCTTCACCGCGGTCACACTCGCCGTCGGCGACCCGTTCTACGAGGCCATCTCGGAGCGGGTCGAGGACCGCCTCGGCGGCACCCCGGGCAAGGTGGACGTGCCGTTCTGGGCCTCGCTGCGGCGCAGCGTCGTCGACTCGTTGCGCCTGGTGGCCATCTCCGCGCTGATCGGCGTACCCCTCTTCGCGGCCGGTTTCATCCCGGTGGTGGGTCAGACGGTGGTGCCTGTGGTCGGAGCCCTGGTGGGTGGTTGGTTTTTGGCGCTGGAGCTGGTCGGCGCGCCGTTCTACCGGCGCGGGATGCGGCTGCCGGACCGGCGGTCGAGGCTGCGGGCCGACCGGCCGACCGCGCTCGGCTTCGGGGTGGCGGTCTTCCTGTGTTTCCTGATCCCGCTCGGCGCGGTGCTGGTCATGCCGGCCGCCGTCGCCGGGGCCGCCCTGCTGGCCCGCCGGTCGCTCGGCCAACACACCGAGGAGCAGTGA
- a CDS encoding SDR family oxidoreductase, whose amino-acid sequence MNSPLTGKVALVAGATRGAGRQIAVQLGAAGATVYATGRTTRERRSEMDRPETIEETAELVTAAGGTGIAVAVDHLDPERVRGLVERIDAEQGRLDVLVNDIWGADPLITWEKPVWEQPLDAGFHTLRLAVDTHIITSHFALPLLIRNPGGLVVEIGDGTKAYNDATYRLSVFYDLAKVSVNRLGFTQAHELAPYGCTAVALTPGWLRSEAMLEHFGVTEATWRDGAKTDPHFVMSETPAFVGRAVAALAADPDRARWNGRSLDSGGLAQVYGFTDLDGTRPHWARYHDEVVATGKPADDTGYR is encoded by the coding sequence ATGAACTCACCACTCACCGGAAAGGTCGCGCTCGTGGCGGGCGCGACCCGGGGCGCCGGCCGGCAGATCGCCGTCCAGCTCGGCGCTGCCGGAGCCACCGTCTACGCCACCGGCCGCACCACCCGGGAGCGCCGCTCCGAGATGGATCGGCCGGAGACCATCGAGGAGACCGCCGAGCTGGTCACCGCCGCCGGGGGCACCGGCATCGCCGTCGCGGTCGACCACCTCGACCCCGAGCGGGTACGCGGGCTGGTCGAGCGGATCGATGCCGAGCAGGGCCGCCTCGACGTGCTGGTCAACGACATCTGGGGCGCCGATCCGCTGATCACCTGGGAGAAGCCGGTCTGGGAGCAGCCGCTCGACGCCGGCTTCCACACGCTCCGGCTGGCCGTCGACACCCACATCATCACCAGCCACTTCGCGCTGCCGTTGCTGATCCGCAACCCGGGCGGGCTGGTCGTCGAGATCGGCGACGGCACGAAGGCGTACAACGACGCCACCTACCGCCTGTCCGTCTTCTACGACCTGGCGAAGGTGTCGGTGAACCGGCTCGGCTTCACCCAGGCGCACGAGCTGGCCCCGTACGGCTGCACGGCCGTCGCGCTCACCCCCGGCTGGCTGCGCTCCGAGGCGATGCTTGAGCACTTCGGCGTCACGGAGGCCACCTGGCGCGACGGCGCAAAGACCGACCCGCACTTCGTGATGTCCGAGACGCCGGCGTTCGTCGGGCGGGCGGTGGCCGCGCTCGCCGCCGACCCGGACCGGGCCCGCTGGAACGGCCGGTCGCTCGACAGCGGCGGTCTGGCCCAGGTGTACGGCTTCACCGACCTGGACGGCACCCGCCCGCACTGGGCCCGTTACCACGACGAGGTGGTTGCGACCGGCAAGCCGGCCGACGACACCGGCTACCGCTGA